The nucleotide sequence AGATCACCTCGATGGCGGACGCGATCCTCTCCGGCGCGTTCAACGGGGAGTTCGACGTCGCCCTGGACCGGTTCGCGGCCTTCTGCCGCGTGATCGCCCTCGGCCGGATCCGGCTGGCGGACACCGGGCAGATGCCGGTCGTGGACCCGGACGCGGCCCGGGCGCCGAGCACCGTGGCCCTCACCCAGCGGCTCGAGCGGACCGCGGAGGAGCTCGAGGCCGCGGCGCACCAGTGGCGCCGCGGCCACCTCGACTGAGCCCCGCCGTCCGGGCGTGCGGAGGTCCCGCCGTGCGGGAGCCCACAGCCGCAGGACTTGGCCCCACGAGCACGTCGACTACCATGGAACCCAGGTGCCGGGCCGCGGCAGCCCCGGGCTCCATCACATAGCCGCCACGAGCGGCCTTCCGCCGAGAGGCGCTCCCGGTCCGGCACCGCCCCCTCCTCCTTCCGGGACCACGGGCCGCCCCCGGGCCGCCCGGCGGCCCCATGTACAGTGGGATCCGCCGTGCTCCGCGGCGCAGGTCACGACGCCCAGGACGGTCAACACATGGCGCTTCGCATCTTCCCGGAGGACGAGCTGGTCCTGGACCTGCTGGCCGACATGTCGGGACAGGTGACGGAGACCGTGCGGCTCCTGTCCGAGCTGATGGGCTCCCCCGAGACGGACACCGCGACCCTCGACGCGATCCGCGAGTGCGAGGCCCGCTCCACCGACCTGTACTTCTCCGTGATGACCACGGTGCGCTCCACGTTCGTGATCCCCATCCCCCGGCAGGACGTCTACATCCTGGGCCACTGGCTCAACAAGGCCGCGGAGGAGCTGCTGGCGGTCGCGGAGGCGCACGTCGCCTACGCCCTCAGCCGGCCGCCCTCCTACGCCACGGACCAGCTCGGGGTGATCGAGCGGATGTCCGAGCTGACCACCCGGGCGATGCGCGACCTCGGCAGCCTCCAGGGCCTGGACGACTACTGGTACGAGATGCTCCGGCTGGGCAAGCAGTCCGAGCGCATCTACCAGCTGCACATGGGCCACCTGCTCGAGAACCACAAGGCGATCCCCGCGATGCGGCGCGAGCGCGCCGTCCGGCGCTTCGCCGGGGCCGCCCGGGCCCTGGTGCGGGTCTCGACCGAGGTGGGCCGCATCGTCGTGGCGGAGTCCTGAGCCCGTGCTGACGGCCCTGACCGTCCTCGGGATCGCCCTGGCCGTGACCCACACCGTCGTCAACGGTTTCCACGACGCCCCCAACGCCCTCGCCCTGCCGGTGCGCTTCCGCGCGCTCACGCCCCGGGTGGGCCTGGTGTTCACCGCCCTCGTCAACGTCGCCGGCGTGTGGGCCGCCGCGTACCTGCTCGCGGACTGGGTCATCACGGGCGTCCCCGTGCCGCACAGCGTGGTGGGCTCCGCGACGATCGTCTGCGCCCTGGTGACCACGATCGGCTGGAACCTGCTCACGTGGCGGTGGGGCATGCCCAGCTCCTCGACCACGGCACTGGCCGGCGGGCTGCTCGGCGCCCTGCTGGGCGCCCGCGCCGTGGGGCTCCCGGCGGTGGACCCGCTCACGGCCACGGCCTTCTACCAGGTCGTCGTGCCCCTGGTGCTGGCGCCGCTGGTCGCCTACGCCGCGGCCTGGGTGCTCGTGGTCCCCCTGCTGCACCTGCTGCGGCACTCGGAGCCGGACGCCACCACGTTCCGCTCCCGGCTCGTCCTGGCCATCGGGGCGGCGGCCGTCTCCTTCGGGCACGGCATCCACCACGGCCGCCGAGCCGTCTGGGTCCTCGCCACGCTGCTGCTGTGCGCCGGCCTCCAGGACCCGCTGGCGGGCGGGGCCGGCCCCTGGCTGTTCCTGCTCGTGGCGACCGGACTGGCCGTGGGCACCCTGTTCGGGGCCTGGCGGATCGCCTACACCCTGTCCTCCCGGATGATCACGATCGACCCGTTCCGCGGCGCGGTGGCCCAGGGCGTGGCCGGGTCCCTGCTGTTCCTGGGCGGGACGCTGATCCCCGTGCCGATGTCCACGTCCCAGACCACGGCCGCCGCGATCCTGGGCGCGGGACGGCAGCAGCGCTTCCACACGGTCAACGTCCGGGTGGTGCGGCGGGTCCTGCTGGTGTGGGTCCTCACCGTCCCGGCCTGCGGCGTGCTCTCCGGGACGCTCCTGCTCGCCCTCTCACCGCTGCTCTAGACGCCGCGGCGGCGCCGCCGCGGGCCCCGGGCCGCCGGCCCCGGAGCATTGCCTGCCGGGGCGGACGCACCGACGACGACGGGCGCCGGTCGCCTCCGCGGAGGTGACCGGCGCCCGTCGTCGTCGGTGCCGGGGCGGCTCAGCCGAAGCGGCCGGAGACGTAGTCCTCCGTCTGCTTCTCCCGGGGGTTGCTGAAGATCTCGGAGGTGGGGCCGTACTCGATGAGCTTGCCCGGCTTGCCGGTGCCCTGGATGTTGAAGAACGCGGTCCGGTCCGAGATCCGCGCGGCCTGCTGCATGTTGTGGGTCACGATCACCACGGTGTAGTCCTGCTTGAGCTCGTTGATCAGGTCCTCGATCGCGAGCGTGGAGATCGGGTCCAGGGCGGAGGCCGGCTCGTCCATGAGGATCACGTCCGGCTTGACCGCGATCGCCCGGGCGATGCACAGGCGCTGCTGCTGGCCGCCGGAGAGGCTCGAGCCGGGCTTGTCGAGGCGGTCCTTGACCTCGTTCCACAGGTTGGCGCCCTGCAGGGAGCTCTCCACGAGCGCGTCGGCGTCACCGCGCGAGATCCGCTTGCTGTTGAGCTTCACGCCCGCGAGCACGTTGTCGCGGATGGACATGGTGGGGAACGGGTTGGGGCGCTGGAAGACCATCCCGATCATGGAGCGCACCACCACGGGGTCCACGCCGGGGCCGTAGAGGTCCTCCCCGTCGAGGAGCACCTGGCCCTCGGCGCGGGCGCCGGGAATGACCTCGTGCATGCGGTTGAGGGTGCGCAGGAAGGTCGACTTGCCGCAGCCGGACGGGCCGATGAACGCGGTCACCGACCGGGCGTCGATCCCCATGCCGACGTCCTCGACGGCCAGGAAGTCGCCGTAGTAGACATTGAGGTGGTCGACGTCGATTCGCTTGGACATGTGTGTTCCTTGCTTCTTTCTCGCAGGGGTGCGTGCGGGATCGGGGTGCGGGGCGCGTCAGCGGCCGGCGACCTTGGGGGCGAACGCCCTCGCGACCAGTCGGGCGACGAGGTTGAGCAGCATCACGATCAGGATCAGCAGCAGCGCCGCGGCCCACGCCCGCTGCTGCGAGGGGTCCGGGCTCGTCGGGGACGTGGGCGTCATGATCTGGTAGTAGATGAACGTGGGCAGCGTGGTCATCCACCCGGAGAACGAGTTCCAGTTGATGGCGGTCGCGAAGCCGGCGGTGACGAGCAGCGGAGCGGTCTCCCCGATGACCCGGGCGATCGCCAGGGTCACGCCGGAGGCGATCCCGGAGATCGCCGTGGGGATGACCACCTTGAGGATCGTCCGCCACTTGCGCACGCCCAGGGCGTAGGCGGCCTCGCGGAGCTCGTTGGGGACGATCTTCAGCATCTCCTCGGTGTTCTTCACGACCGTGGGGATCATCAGCACGGTCAGCGCGACCGCCGCGACGAAGCCGAAGCGGGTGGACGGGCCGAACAGGAGGCCGAAGAGGGCCGCGGCGAACAGGCCGGCCACGATGGAGGGGATGCCCGTCATGACGTCCACGAAGAACGTGATGCCCCGCCCCAGCCAGCCGCCCCGCGAGTACTCCACGAGGTAGATGGCCGTCAGCAGGCCGATCGGGACCGACAGCAGGGTGGCCCAGAAGGTGATGGACACGGTGCCCACGATCGCGTGGTACGCACCGCCCAGCACCGGGCCGTCCCCGGCGGCCGCGGCGTTGTCCGTGGCGCCGGTGACACCGTTCATGGACGTCAGCAGCAGGTTGGAGGTCAGCCCGGGGAGCCCGTTGGCGAGCACCGTCCAGATCACGGAGATCAGCGGGATCACCGCGAGGACGAAGGCCGTGTAGACGAGGTAGGTCATCAGGGAGTCCGCGCCCTTGCGCCCGCCCTCGATCATCGAGACGACGATCGGCGCGGCGACCAGGAAGACCGCGGCGGCGAGAACGGCCCAGAGGGCCGTGGAGAAGCCCAGGAGCGCCGCGAGGGCGGCGCCCACCACCACGGCGCCGGCACCGATCACGGGCACCAGCCACTTCGGCTTCTGGTTGCGGGTGAGCATCGACCGGCGGGGCGAGGACGGGCGCACGGGCGTGGGACTGCGGAAGGCGGTGGAGGACATCAGTTGGCTCCCGAGAATTCCTTGTAGCGGGCGACGATGGCGCGGGCGATCATGTTCACGACCAGGGTGATCACGAAGAGGATCAGTCCGGCGGCGATGAGCTCGGACAGCCGCAGGCCGTAGGCCTCCGGGAAGTTGAGGGCGATCTCCGCCGCGATGGTCTGGTTGCCGGACTGAACGAGGGACGCGGTGAGCGGTCCGCTCGAGAGCACCAGGGCCACCGCCATGGTCTCACCCAGCGCGCGCCCCAGGGCGAGCATCACCGCGGAGATGATGCCGGGGCGGGCGAAGGGCAGCACCGTCATCCGGATCATCTCCCACCGGGTGGCGCCGAGGGCCAGCGCCGCCTCCTCGTGGAGCTTCGGGGTCTGCACGAACAGCTCCCGGGACATCGCCGTGATGATCGGCAGGATCATGATGGCCAGCACGATCCCGGCCGTGAGCATGGTCTTGCCGGTCTGGGACGCGGGGCCGCCGAAGATCGGGACGAACCCGAGGTTGGTCGAGAGCCAGTCGTAGAAGGGCACCACCGAGGAGGCCAGGACCGTGGTGCCCCAGGCTCCGTAGATCACCGACGGGATCGCCGCCAGCAGGTCGATGACGTACCCCACGGGCTTGGCGATCCGTGCCGGCGCGTAGTGCGAGATGTACAGGGCCACCAGCACGCCGATCGGGGTGGCGATCACCAGGGCGATCACGGCCGCGATCACCGTGCCGATGACCATCGGCCAGATGTAGGACCAGAAGCCGGCCCCGCCGGAGATCTCCTCGGCCGGGGCCTGGAAGGTGGGCAGCGCCTGCAGGAACAGGAACAGCGCCACGGCCGCCAGGACGGCGAGGATCAGCACGCCGGCCCCGAGGCTGAGCCCGGAGAAGATCGAGTCGCCCGCCTTGCCGCCGGCGGCGGTCTTCCTGGTGGTGACGGTGGTGGACATGTCGGGTGCCCCTTCGATTGCCTGACACGGATGGCGCCGGGACGGGGTGGTGCCCCGGCGCGTGGGTCCGGTGACGCGCCTCACGGGGAAGGCGCCTCACACACGAATGTCCCGTTCGGTGCGGGCACGGGCGGAAGGGCCCGGGCCCGCACCGAACGGGACCAGCAGAACTGGATCAGCCGGCGACCGTGATCTGGTCGATCGCCTCCTGCGCGGCGGTGCGCAGGCTCTCGGACATGGGAGCGGAACCGGCGGCCTCGGACGCCGCCTGCTGCCCCTCCTCGCTGATGACGTACTCGCCGAACGCCTTCGCGAGGTCAGCGGTCTCCTGGGAATCGTACTGCGGGCAGAAGATCTCGTAGGACACGAGCACGATCGGGTAGGTCCCGGACTCGGTGGTGTCGCGCTCCAGGTCCATCGCCATGTCGTACTCGGCGCGGCCCTCGACCGGGGAGGAGTTCTCGACGGCGGCGGAGGCGGCCTCCGGGGAGTAGTTCACATACTCCTCGCCGACGCCCACGGCCACGGTGCCGAGGTCGCCCACGGCGGAGGCGTCCGCGTAGGTGATGGCGCCCTCGGTGGCGGTGGTGGACTGGACCACTCCGGCGGTGCCCTTGTTGTTCTCCGCGGCCCACTGGGACGGCCAGTTGCCGGAGACCTCCTCGGTCCACACCCCGGGGGCGGCCGCGGCCAGGTACTCCTGGAAGTTCTCGGTGGTGCCGGACTCGTCGTTGCGGTGCACCACGGTGATCGGGGTCTCCGGCAGCTCCGCGTCGGGGTTCTGCTCGGCGATCGCGGGGTCGTTCCACTCGGTGATCTCGCCGGTGAAGACCTGGGCGATGGTCTCGCCGTCCATGTTCACGGTGTCGACGCCGGGCAGGTTGAAGGCCACCGCGATCGGGGAGATGTAGGCCGGGACGTGGAAGCCGCCGTCGGGGCCGCAGACCTCCTTCGACGCCTCGTACTCCTCGTCGTCGAGGTAGGCGTCGGAGCCCGCGAAGTCCGCCCCGCCGGCGGTGAAGGCCTCGCGGCCGGCACCCGAGCCGTCCGGGGAGTACTGCACCGTGGCCTCGGGGTTGGCCTCCTGGAAGCCGTTCTGCCACGCGGTCATGGCGGCCTGCTGCGAGGACGCGCCGATACCCGTCAGCGTGCCGGAGACGCCGGCGCCGGCGGCCGAGGTCTCGGTGGAGCCGGAGCCTTCGCCCGTGGCGTTGTCCGAACCGCACGCGGTGAGCGCGAGCGAGCCGATGGCGAGAACGGCTGCGGAACGGCCGAGGTGGGAAACCTTCACTTGAGTAGCCCCTTCAGATCACAGTGGTGCCCCGTCGAGGGGCCGTCGTTCGATGTGGCGCCGGCAGAGTTCCGGGCCGGTGCGAGAGGTGGATCTGCGGGCGGGCCGCGGACCTCTCACCGAGAGACGCTAGGGAGCGCAGGTGGCCAGATTGGCCCGTGAAGGTGAACGGAGGGTGAACACCGCCCCCCGCAGCCGTGCCGTCGTTGCACATCTCACACCGCGCCCACCCGATCCCGGCCCGGTGCGGGGGCTCCGGCCCCCCGCACCGGCGGTCCCGTGCTGCTCGCCTAGGATGGCCCCATGCAGCCAGGCAACCGTGCGCGAGCCGCGGCCCGCGCGGTGCGCAGCCGCACCCGGATCGGTGTGACGCGGGTCCGGACGGGGCTGCTCCAGAGCTTCCAGATCACGGTCGCCAGCGTCGGCGCCTACGTGATCGCGGAGCAGCTGCTGGGCCACTCCGGGCCCATCTTCGCGGCCACCGCGGCCCTCGTGGCCCTGGGCTTCGCGAAGGACGGGCTGCGCTACCGGCGGGTCCTCGAGGTCTCGATCGGCTGCACCCTCGGCATCGCCGTGGGGGACACGCTGATCCACGTCCTGGGCACGGGCGTCTGGCAGGCCGGCGTGGTCCTGATGACCTCGATCCTGCTCGCCCGCTTCCTGGACAACGGCACGCTGTTCACCACCCAGATGGGGCTGCAGTCGGTGCTCGTGGTCCTGCTGCCGCCGTCCCAGGACGGGGTCTTCGCGCGGTCCACGGACGCGGTCGTGGGCGGGCTGTGCGCCCTGGCCATGGCCTACTTCGTGCCCACGGACCCGCGGAGCCAGCCGCGCCAGGGCCTGCGGGCGCTCGTCGACGAGTTCTCCGGGGTGCTCCGGGAGGCGAGCCGGGCCATGGAGGACTACGACGCCACCGCCGCCTGGCACGCCCTCGTGCGTGCCCGGCAGACCCAGCCGCTGGTGGACTCGGTGACGTCCGGACTGAAGTCGGCCCTCGAGATCGCCACGGCCTCGCCGCTCTACCGCGGCCGCCGCGCGGAGGTCGAGGGGATCGCCCACTCCATCCGCTACCTGGACCTCGCCGTGCGCAACGCCCGGGTGCTCACCCGCCGCCTCGCCTCCGTGCTCAACCACGTGACGCTCTCCGACGAGGCCGTGGCCGCCATGAGCGCCGCCCTCGAGGACCTCGCGGACGCCGTCGTCACCCTGGGCAACGCGCTCGCGGTGGCCTCCCCCGGCTCCCGGGAGAGCTACCTTCGCCAGGCCCGCAACGAGCTGGCGAACGTGGCCGGGCGCCTGCACCCCGGGCAGATGGGGGTGCGCACCATGGAGGGCGAGACCCTGGTGCTGGACATGCGCCCGATGGTCGTGGACCTGCTGGAGGCGGCCGGGATGACGCACGACGAGGCGCGGGACCAGCTCCCCCGGCTCGAGGGCTGGGACCGCGCCTGAGCCGGGACGGTCTCGACCCCGAGGCCCCTCAGCCGGCGGTCTCGCCGGGCAGGAGCTCCGCGATCAGCTGCTGGATCCGGGCCCTGATCTCGTCCCGGATGGGGCGCACGGACTCCACGCCCTTCCCCGCCGGGTCCGCCAGCGCCCAGTCCTCGTACCGCTTGCCCGGGTAGAACGGGCACGCGTCCCCGCAGCCCATGGTGATGACCACGTCGGAGTCCTGCACGGCCTCGTCGGTGAGGACCTTGGGGGTCTCGGCGCTCATGTCGATGCCCTCCTCGGCCATCGCCGCCACGGCGGCCGGGTTCACGGAGTCCGCCGGCGCGGAGCCGGCCGAGCGCACCTCGATGCGCCCCCGGGAGAGGTGGCTGAGGTAGGCGGCGGCCATCTGCGAGCGCCCGGCGTTGTGCACGCACACGAACAGGACGCTGGGCCGGTCCGTGCGCTCCGCGGTCAGCTCGTCCAGCAGCCGCCGGACCCGGGTGTCGATGTCGTCGCGGACCAGGCGCATCCGCTCCGCGCCCTCGATGCCGCGGACGGAGGGCTCGTCGGTGTGCCAGGTCTCGATCGTTCCGGTCATCCCCTCGACCGGCTCGACCCTCGCCTCATCGCCCAGTACGACCACCCGGTCGACCCGGCGCAGCAGCTCGGGGTCGATGGGCTTCGGCGTTCCGGAGGACATGTCCGCACCGACCTCGGCGACCACCTCGGCGGACAGGGCGTTGATCTTGCTGCCGGGCTTCGTGCCGGCGGAGTGGACCTCTACCGCCCCACGGGCGTGGTGTTCCATGAGGGCGGCGGCCATCTGGGACTTGCCGCCGTTCTTGGCGCACACGAACAGGACGGAGGGCTGGGTGGTCTCGCTCAACGGTTGCTCCTGGATCTGGGGGTCAGCGGGTGGGGACGGTGGCATCGCCGGGGAAGAGCTTCCGGCCCACCCACAGGGACACGTAGACCAGCGCGACGAGCACGGGCACCTCGATGAGGGGGCCGACCACGCCCGCCAGGGCCTGTCCGGAGGTGACTCCGAAGGTGCCGATGGCCACGGCGATGGCGAGCTCGAAGTTGTTGCCGGCGGCGGTGAACGCCACGGTGGTGGACTTCGCGTAGTTCAGTCCCAGCGCCCGGGAGGCCAGCAGGGCCACCCCGAACATGAGGAAGAAGTAGACGACCAGGGGCAGGGCGATCCGGGCCACGTCCCAGGGGTTGGAGGTGATGGCGTCACCCTGCAGGGCGAAGAGCAGGACGATGGTGAACAGCAGCCCGTACAGGGCCCAGGGACCGAGCTTGGGCAGGAACGTGGTCTCGTACCACTCCCGGCCCCTGGCCTTCTCGCCCAGGGTGCGGGTGAGGAACCCGGCGACCAGCGGGATCCCGAGGAACACCAGGACGCTCAGCACGATCGACCACACCGAGAACTCGGCCGAGGTGGTGGCCAGGCCCAGCCAGGCCGGGAGGACCTGGAGGTAGAACCAGCCCAGGGCGCCGAAGGCGATGACCTGGAACACGGAGTTGACCGCCACCAGCACGGCGGCGGCCTCCCGGTCCCCGCAGGCGAGGTCGTTCCAGATCAGCACCATCGCGATGCAGCGGGCCAGGCCCACGATGATCAGCCCCGTGCGGTACTCGGGCAGGTCGGGCAGGAAGATCCAGGCCAGGGCGAACATCAGCGCCGGCCCGACGATCCAGTTCAGCACCAGGGACGCCCCCATCAGGCGCTTGTCGCCGGCCACGCGGTGGGTCTCGTCGTAGCGGACCTTGGCCAGCACCGGGTACATCATCACCAGCAGCCCGATCGCGATGGGCAGCGACACCTCGCCGATCCGCACGGCCTCCAGGGCGGTGTTCAAGCCCGGGACGAAGCGACCGAGCAGCAGGCCGGCGACCATGGCCGCGATGATCCAGGCGGGCAGCCAGCGGTCGAGGAAGGACAGGTCCTTCATCACCCCGTGGGAGGCAGCGGGGGCGGTGGTGGTGCTCATGGGCGGGCGAACCTCTTCACATCGACGGTCATCTATCCCGCACAGTACGGGTCACATCGACGCCCGTCAATGTAGGATGGGGGGATGACTCCCGCTCCGGACCTCGACAGCACGGCCGACGCCGGGACCGCCGACCGGTGCGCCCCCGGCGCGCCGGCCACGGAGTGCTGCTCGCTCTCGGGCGGGCCCATGGGTCACGACGACGCCCGGCGCGTGGCGGGCCTGCTCAAGGCCCTGGCCGACCCCACCCGGCTGCGCCTGCTCTCCCACGTGGCCGCCCAGGGCTGCGACACCGTGTGCGTCTGCAGCCTCACGGACGACCTCGGCATCAGCCAGCCCACGGTCAGCCACCACATGAAGAAGCTGGTCGAGGCCGGGCTGCTCACCCGCGAGCAGCGCGGCAAGTGGGCGCACTACTCCGTGGTGCCCGGGGCGTTCGCGGAGCTGCGCGCCTTCCTCGACCTGCGCTGAGCCGGCCGCGGCGCTTGGGCCGTCCGAGGCGGCGGCTAGCCTGGACGCCATGAGCACCCGCACCCGCCGCAACTCCCCCGCCTACCGCTGCACCGAGTGCGGCTGGAGCACCGCCAAGTGGGTGGGCCGCTGCGGGGAGTGCCAGGCGTGGGGCACGGTCGAGGAGATCGGCGAGCACAAGGCCCGCACCACGGCCGCCCGGTCGATCGCCGAGCCCGCCCGTCCCATCGCCCAGGTGGACGCCACGGTGGCGGCCTCCGCGCCCACCGGGGTGCCCGAGCTGGACCGGGTCCTCGGCGGCGGACTGGTCCCCGGCGCGGTCGTGCTGATGGCGGGCGAGCCCGGGGTCGGGAAGTCGACGCTGCTGCTCGACGTCGCCGCACGCTTCGCGGAGGGCGCGGGCGAGGGCACCCGCGACGTCCTCTACGTCACCGGCGAGGAGTCCGCGGCGCAGGTGAAGCTGCGCGCGGACCGGATCGACGCCGTGGCGCCCACCCTGTACCTCACCGCCGAGACGGACCTGGCCACGGCGCTGGGCCACATCGAGAAGATCTCCCCCCGCCTGCTCGTGGTCGACTCCGTGCAGACGCTGGCCAGCGCCGAGGTCGAGGGCTCCGCGGGCGGGGTGACGCAGGTCCGGGAGGTCGCCGCCTCCCTGATCGCCGCGGCCAAGAAGCGGAACATGACCACGCTGCTCGTGGGGCACGTGACCAAGGACGGCTCCATCGCCGGGCCGCGACTGCTCGAGCACCTGGTGGACGTCGTGTGCCAGTTCGAGGGCGAGAAGCACTCCCGGATCCGGCTGCTGCGGGCGGTCAAGAACCGCTACGGCCCCACGGACGAGGTCGGCTGCTTCGACCTCACCGAGACCGGGATCACGAGCGTGGAGGACCCCTCGGGCCTGTTCGTCTCCCGCACGGCCCTGCCCGTCTCCGGCACGTGCCTCACGGTGACCCTGGAGGGCCGCCGGCCCCTGCTCGCCGAGGTGCAGGCACTGCTGGACCGCTCCTCCACCGCCCAGCCCCGGCGGGCCACCGCCGGCCTGGACTCCCAGCGGGTCGCCATGCTGCTCGCCGTGCTGCAGCGGCGGGCCGGCGTGAACCTGGCGGGGCTGGACTGCTACGTCTCCACGGTCGGCGGGGTGAGGCTCACGGAGCCGTCCACCGACCTCGCCGTGGCCATGGCGCTGGCCTCGGCCGCGCAGGACCGGCCCCTGCCGCAGCGCCTGGTGTGCTTCGGGGAGGTGGGCCTGGCCGGCGAGGTGCGGCCCGTCCCCGGCATCGGGCGCCGCATCCAGGAGGTCGCCCGGCTGGGCTTCACCCACGCGGTCGTGCCCGCGAGCCCCACCGGCCCGGGCCCCGTCCCGGCGGGGTTCACCGTCCGGGAGGTGACCACCATCA is from Kocuria rosea and encodes:
- a CDS encoding arsenate reductase ArsC, whose protein sequence is MAAAYLSHLSRGRIEVRSAGSAPADSVNPAAVAAMAEEGIDMSAETPKVLTDEAVQDSDVVITMGCGDACPFYPGKRYEDWALADPAGKGVESVRPIRDEIRARIQQLIAELLPGETAG
- the pstS gene encoding phosphate ABC transporter substrate-binding protein PstS; this translates as MKVSHLGRSAAVLAIGSLALTACGSDNATGEGSGSTETSAAGAGVSGTLTGIGASSQQAAMTAWQNGFQEANPEATVQYSPDGSGAGREAFTAGGADFAGSDAYLDDEEYEASKEVCGPDGGFHVPAYISPIAVAFNLPGVDTVNMDGETIAQVFTGEITEWNDPAIAEQNPDAELPETPITVVHRNDESGTTENFQEYLAAAAPGVWTEEVSGNWPSQWAAENNKGTAGVVQSTTATEGAITYADASAVGDLGTVAVGVGEEYVNYSPEAASAAVENSSPVEGRAEYDMAMDLERDTTESGTYPIVLVSYEIFCPQYDSQETADLAKAFGEYVISEEGQQAASEAAGSAPMSESLRTAAQEAIDQITVAG
- the pstC gene encoding phosphate ABC transporter permease subunit PstC, which codes for MSTTVTTRKTAAGGKAGDSIFSGLSLGAGVLILAVLAAVALFLFLQALPTFQAPAEEISGGAGFWSYIWPMVIGTVIAAVIALVIATPIGVLVALYISHYAPARIAKPVGYVIDLLAAIPSVIYGAWGTTVLASSVVPFYDWLSTNLGFVPIFGGPASQTGKTMLTAGIVLAIMILPIITAMSRELFVQTPKLHEEAALALGATRWEMIRMTVLPFARPGIISAVMLALGRALGETMAVALVLSSGPLTASLVQSGNQTIAAEIALNFPEAYGLRLSELIAAGLILFVITLVVNMIARAIVARYKEFSGAN
- the pstA gene encoding phosphate ABC transporter permease PstA, encoding MSSTAFRSPTPVRPSSPRRSMLTRNQKPKWLVPVIGAGAVVVGAALAALLGFSTALWAVLAAAVFLVAAPIVVSMIEGGRKGADSLMTYLVYTAFVLAVIPLISVIWTVLANGLPGLTSNLLLTSMNGVTGATDNAAAAGDGPVLGGAYHAIVGTVSITFWATLLSVPIGLLTAIYLVEYSRGGWLGRGITFFVDVMTGIPSIVAGLFAAALFGLLFGPSTRFGFVAAVALTVLMIPTVVKNTEEMLKIVPNELREAAYALGVRKWRTILKVVIPTAISGIASGVTLAIARVIGETAPLLVTAGFATAINWNSFSGWMTTLPTFIYYQIMTPTSPTSPDPSQQRAWAAALLLILIVMLLNLVARLVARAFAPKVAGR
- the radA gene encoding DNA repair protein RadA, with amino-acid sequence MSTRTRRNSPAYRCTECGWSTAKWVGRCGECQAWGTVEEIGEHKARTTAARSIAEPARPIAQVDATVAASAPTGVPELDRVLGGGLVPGAVVLMAGEPGVGKSTLLLDVAARFAEGAGEGTRDVLYVTGEESAAQVKLRADRIDAVAPTLYLTAETDLATALGHIEKISPRLLVVDSVQTLASAEVEGSAGGVTQVREVAASLIAAAKKRNMTTLLVGHVTKDGSIAGPRLLEHLVDVVCQFEGEKHSRIRLLRAVKNRYGPTDEVGCFDLTETGITSVEDPSGLFVSRTALPVSGTCLTVTLEGRRPLLAEVQALLDRSSTAQPRRATAGLDSQRVAMLLAVLQRRAGVNLAGLDCYVSTVGGVRLTEPSTDLAVAMALASAAQDRPLPQRLVCFGEVGLAGEVRPVPGIGRRIQEVARLGFTHAVVPASPTGPGPVPAGFTVREVTTISDAMELLFPRSAAAPARNRQTAAAV
- a CDS encoding FUSC family protein; protein product: MQPGNRARAAARAVRSRTRIGVTRVRTGLLQSFQITVASVGAYVIAEQLLGHSGPIFAATAALVALGFAKDGLRYRRVLEVSIGCTLGIAVGDTLIHVLGTGVWQAGVVLMTSILLARFLDNGTLFTTQMGLQSVLVVLLPPSQDGVFARSTDAVVGGLCALAMAYFVPTDPRSQPRQGLRALVDEFSGVLREASRAMEDYDATAAWHALVRARQTQPLVDSVTSGLKSALEIATASPLYRGRRAEVEGIAHSIRYLDLAVRNARVLTRRLASVLNHVTLSDEAVAAMSAALEDLADAVVTLGNALAVASPGSRESYLRQARNELANVAGRLHPGQMGVRTMEGETLVLDMRPMVVDLLEAAGMTHDEARDQLPRLEGWDRA
- a CDS encoding inorganic phosphate transporter; translated protein: MLTALTVLGIALAVTHTVVNGFHDAPNALALPVRFRALTPRVGLVFTALVNVAGVWAAAYLLADWVITGVPVPHSVVGSATIVCALVTTIGWNLLTWRWGMPSSSTTALAGGLLGALLGARAVGLPAVDPLTATAFYQVVVPLVLAPLVAYAAAWVLVVPLLHLLRHSEPDATTFRSRLVLAIGAAAVSFGHGIHHGRRAVWVLATLLLCAGLQDPLAGGAGPWLFLLVATGLAVGTLFGAWRIAYTLSSRMITIDPFRGAVAQGVAGSLLFLGGTLIPVPMSTSQTTAAAILGAGRQQRFHTVNVRVVRRVLLVWVLTVPACGVLSGTLLLALSPLL
- a CDS encoding DUF47 domain-containing protein → MALRIFPEDELVLDLLADMSGQVTETVRLLSELMGSPETDTATLDAIRECEARSTDLYFSVMTTVRSTFVIPIPRQDVYILGHWLNKAAEELLAVAEAHVAYALSRPPSYATDQLGVIERMSELTTRAMRDLGSLQGLDDYWYEMLRLGKQSERIYQLHMGHLLENHKAIPAMRRERAVRRFAGAARALVRVSTEVGRIVVAES
- a CDS encoding ArsR/SmtB family transcription factor translates to MTPAPDLDSTADAGTADRCAPGAPATECCSLSGGPMGHDDARRVAGLLKALADPTRLRLLSHVAAQGCDTVCVCSLTDDLGISQPTVSHHMKKLVEAGLLTREQRGKWAHYSVVPGAFAELRAFLDLR
- the pstB gene encoding phosphate ABC transporter ATP-binding protein PstB — protein: MSKRIDVDHLNVYYGDFLAVEDVGMGIDARSVTAFIGPSGCGKSTFLRTLNRMHEVIPGARAEGQVLLDGEDLYGPGVDPVVVRSMIGMVFQRPNPFPTMSIRDNVLAGVKLNSKRISRGDADALVESSLQGANLWNEVKDRLDKPGSSLSGGQQQRLCIARAIAVKPDVILMDEPASALDPISTLAIEDLINELKQDYTVVIVTHNMQQAARISDRTAFFNIQGTGKPGKLIEYGPTSEIFSNPREKQTEDYVSGRFG
- the arsB gene encoding ACR3 family arsenite efflux transporter — its product is MSTTTAPAASHGVMKDLSFLDRWLPAWIIAAMVAGLLLGRFVPGLNTALEAVRIGEVSLPIAIGLLVMMYPVLAKVRYDETHRVAGDKRLMGASLVLNWIVGPALMFALAWIFLPDLPEYRTGLIIVGLARCIAMVLIWNDLACGDREAAAVLVAVNSVFQVIAFGALGWFYLQVLPAWLGLATTSAEFSVWSIVLSVLVFLGIPLVAGFLTRTLGEKARGREWYETTFLPKLGPWALYGLLFTIVLLFALQGDAITSNPWDVARIALPLVVYFFLMFGVALLASRALGLNYAKSTTVAFTAAGNNFELAIAVAIGTFGVTSGQALAGVVGPLIEVPVLVALVYVSLWVGRKLFPGDATVPTR